The Microbacterium sp. SORGH_AS_0862 genome has a segment encoding these proteins:
- a CDS encoding phosphatase PAP2 family protein: MSQPSASARRGILWIGGGLVALGVAIGVWIVLSGDAPFAIDTAWNDLLAAADWPFLTQLSLFLNVAGGTLVGSLVVPVVGVILLMLARRPWSAATLVIAIAASALVVQILKNVFARGRPADMSVLSDFGSYPSGHVANAATVATMLVVLLPRVWTIVVAAAWVLLMAFSRTYLHAHWLTDAIGGIAVGVGVALVCVALLGRRLEPERR, encoded by the coding sequence GGCATCCTGTGGATCGGGGGAGGACTCGTCGCGCTCGGGGTGGCGATCGGGGTGTGGATCGTGCTGAGCGGTGATGCGCCGTTCGCCATCGACACCGCCTGGAACGACCTGCTCGCCGCGGCCGACTGGCCGTTCCTCACGCAGCTCTCGCTGTTCCTCAATGTCGCCGGCGGAACGCTCGTCGGGTCGCTGGTCGTGCCGGTCGTCGGCGTGATCCTCCTGATGCTGGCGCGGCGTCCCTGGTCGGCGGCGACGCTCGTGATCGCCATCGCGGCGAGCGCTCTCGTCGTGCAGATCCTGAAGAACGTGTTCGCGCGGGGGCGCCCCGCCGACATGTCGGTGCTGAGCGACTTCGGCTCGTACCCCTCGGGTCATGTGGCGAATGCCGCGACGGTGGCGACGATGCTCGTCGTGCTGCTGCCGCGGGTGTGGACGATCGTCGTCGCTGCTGCCTGGGTGCTGCTCATGGCGTTCAGCCGTACCTACCTGCACGCGCACTGGCTCACCGATGCGATCGGCGGCATCGCCGTCGGCGTGGGCGTCGCGCTGGTATGCGTCGCGCTCCTCGGGCGCCGGCTGGAACCCGAGCGCCGCTGA
- a CDS encoding SDR family oxidoreductase produces MTTLSSPTGHEPALRAQNREDGSTPLVLVLGATGYIGGRLTPRLLAAGYRVRVLSRDAERVRALPWGSDVEIVEGSVTDPDAMAEACDGVDVVYYLVHSMGQGKGFEDTDLAAARTVADAAAAASVSRLVYLGALHPEGVPLSPHLASRVEVGEVFLDSPVPTAVLQAGIVIGSGSASFEMIRHLTEVLPYMPAPKWVRNRVQPIAVRDVLYYLLGAARLAPDVDRAFDIGGPDAPRYGQMMNGYAVEAGLPQRPIAPLPVLTPGLASHWVNVVTPVPRSIARPLIASLQNECVIKDRSIDEFIPPPQGGLTSYRRAVQFALGRVDADDIETSWQDAEVSGVPSDPLPSDPEWAGRTVYTDARSAVTTASPEDLWSVVAGIGGENGWYSTPILWAVRGWMDRAVGGVGLRRGRRSRTRVAVGDAIDFWRVEAVEPGRMLRLRAEMKVPGLAWLELSVTPEPSGSRYDQRAVFFPRGLSGRLYWFAVLPFHGFVFRGMAEHIIAAAEAREL; encoded by the coding sequence ATGACGACGCTCTCCTCGCCCACCGGGCACGAGCCCGCCCTGCGCGCCCAGAACCGCGAGGACGGCTCGACGCCTCTCGTGCTGGTGCTGGGCGCCACGGGGTACATCGGAGGGCGGCTCACCCCGCGCCTGCTGGCGGCCGGGTACCGGGTGCGTGTGCTCTCCCGTGACGCCGAGCGGGTGCGGGCCCTGCCCTGGGGGAGCGACGTGGAGATCGTCGAGGGCTCCGTCACCGACCCCGACGCCATGGCCGAGGCCTGCGACGGGGTCGACGTCGTGTACTACCTCGTGCATTCGATGGGACAGGGCAAGGGATTCGAGGACACCGACCTCGCCGCCGCTCGCACGGTCGCGGATGCGGCGGCTGCCGCATCCGTCTCACGACTCGTCTACCTCGGGGCGCTGCATCCCGAGGGCGTGCCGCTGTCGCCGCACCTCGCGAGCCGGGTCGAGGTCGGCGAGGTGTTCCTCGACAGTCCCGTTCCCACCGCGGTGCTCCAGGCGGGCATCGTCATCGGTTCGGGTTCCGCATCCTTCGAGATGATCCGCCACCTCACCGAGGTGCTGCCGTACATGCCGGCGCCGAAGTGGGTGCGCAACCGCGTTCAGCCGATCGCCGTGCGCGACGTCCTGTACTACCTGCTGGGGGCGGCGCGTCTCGCCCCCGACGTCGATCGCGCGTTCGACATCGGCGGACCCGACGCGCCCCGCTACGGCCAGATGATGAACGGCTACGCCGTGGAGGCGGGGCTCCCGCAACGCCCCATCGCCCCCCTGCCCGTGCTGACTCCGGGACTCGCCTCGCACTGGGTCAACGTCGTCACCCCGGTGCCCCGTTCGATCGCACGACCGCTCATCGCCTCGCTGCAGAACGAGTGCGTCATCAAAGACCGTTCGATCGACGAGTTCATCCCGCCGCCGCAGGGCGGCCTCACGTCGTACCGGCGCGCCGTGCAGTTCGCGCTGGGGCGCGTGGATGCCGACGACATCGAGACGAGCTGGCAGGACGCCGAAGTCTCCGGGGTTCCCAGCGACCCGCTGCCGAGCGATCCGGAGTGGGCGGGGCGCACGGTGTACACGGATGCGCGCAGTGCCGTGACGACCGCATCGCCCGAGGATCTCTGGAGCGTCGTCGCCGGCATCGGGGGAGAGAACGGCTGGTACTCCACGCCGATCCTCTGGGCCGTGCGCGGGTGGATGGACCGCGCGGTGGGCGGGGTGGGGCTCCGCCGGGGGCGACGCAGCCGCACCCGCGTCGCCGTCGGGGACGCGATCGACTTCTGGCGCGTCGAGGCGGTGGAGCCCGGACGGATGCTGCGGCTGCGCGCCGAGATGAAGGTGCCGGGCCTCGCCTGGCTCGAGTTGTCCGTGACGCCCGAGCCGAGCGGTTCGCGCTACGACCAGCGGGCGGTGTTCTTCCCGCGGGGACTCAGCGGCCGGCTGTACTGGTTCGCGGTGCTGCCGTTCCACGGCTTCGTCTTCCGCGGCATGGCCGAGCACATCATCGCGGCCGCCGAAGCGCGCGAGCTGTGA
- a CDS encoding molybdenum cofactor biosynthesis protein B, which translates to MRLAAVITVSDRSAAGEREDASGPVAVEQLQAAGWECPPARVVADGADSVERALRAALAEGALLIVTSGGTGVSPRDQTPEGSARVIERELPGIAEELRRRGGRSKPAALLTRGLAGTARGALIVNLPGKPAAVAEGMPLIIAVADHVVDQLAGGDH; encoded by the coding sequence ATGCGTCTGGCGGCTGTCATCACCGTGTCCGATCGGTCCGCCGCGGGCGAGCGCGAGGACGCATCCGGACCCGTCGCCGTCGAGCAGCTGCAGGCCGCGGGGTGGGAGTGCCCGCCGGCTCGCGTCGTCGCGGACGGCGCCGACAGCGTCGAGCGCGCCCTGCGGGCGGCGCTCGCCGAGGGAGCCCTGCTGATCGTCACCTCGGGAGGCACGGGCGTCTCCCCCCGGGATCAGACGCCCGAGGGAAGCGCGCGCGTGATCGAGCGGGAGCTGCCCGGCATCGCGGAGGAGCTGCGACGGCGCGGCGGCCGGAGCAAGCCTGCGGCCCTGCTCACCCGCGGTCTGGCGGGAACGGCGCGAGGCGCTCTGATCGTCAATCTGCCCGGGAAGCCGGCCGCGGTCGCGGAGGGGATGCCCCTGATCATCGCCGTCGCCGACCACGTCGTCGACCAGCTCGCCGGAGGAGATCACTGA
- a CDS encoding molybdenum cofactor biosynthesis protein MoaE: MMPVVIARVSAEPLDLDAHLAAVDDTASGALTTFVGRVRDNDPDARTAVVALEYSAHPDAEQFLHRIAEHAVGDTGALVAVSHRIGRLEVGDAAVVIAVASGHRDTAFTVCREVIEQIKRELPVWKRQVESDGTTAWKGLGG, encoded by the coding sequence CTGATGCCCGTCGTCATCGCCCGCGTGAGCGCCGAGCCCCTCGACCTCGACGCGCACCTCGCCGCCGTGGACGACACCGCATCGGGCGCGCTCACCACGTTCGTGGGCCGCGTCCGCGACAACGACCCGGACGCGCGGACCGCGGTCGTGGCCCTCGAGTACTCGGCCCACCCGGATGCGGAGCAGTTCCTGCACCGGATCGCCGAGCACGCCGTCGGCGACACCGGCGCGCTCGTGGCGGTCAGTCACCGCATCGGCCGGCTGGAGGTCGGTGACGCCGCGGTGGTCATCGCCGTCGCATCCGGGCACCGCGATACGGCCTTCACGGTGTGCCGTGAGGTGATCGAGCAGATCAAGCGCGAGCTGCCCGTGTGGAAGCGCCAGGTCGAGTCCGACGGCACGACCGCGTGGAAGGGTCTGGGCGGCTGA
- a CDS encoding MoaD/ThiS family protein — translation MAHVRYFAAAEELAGRAEEHRTETTVGELRRALAEERPGLGGILPRCAVLVAGARRDDDAPLDADTLVDVLPPFAGG, via the coding sequence ATGGCGCACGTCCGTTACTTCGCCGCCGCCGAGGAGCTCGCCGGGCGGGCCGAGGAGCACCGCACGGAGACGACGGTCGGAGAGCTCCGACGCGCCCTGGCCGAGGAGCGCCCTGGTCTCGGCGGCATCCTGCCGCGGTGCGCCGTGCTCGTGGCCGGAGCGCGGCGCGACGACGATGCGCCGCTGGACGCCGACACTCTGGTCGACGTGCTGCCGCCGTTCGCGGGCGGCTGA
- a CDS encoding DUF6457 domain-containing protein, producing MSEHLPPEALDAWAAQIAERLGLAPEDLPISAVLDLAGVVARGVARPAAPVSTFAAGLAAGRAGGSPDDVRRAIAEIAGLVTEREA from the coding sequence ATGAGCGAGCACCTTCCGCCGGAGGCCCTGGACGCATGGGCGGCGCAGATCGCCGAACGTCTGGGACTCGCGCCCGAAGACCTGCCGATCTCGGCCGTGCTGGATCTGGCGGGCGTCGTGGCGCGCGGTGTCGCACGCCCCGCGGCGCCGGTGAGCACCTTCGCGGCGGGTTTGGCGGCCGGACGGGCCGGCGGCTCGCCCGACGACGTGCGCCGGGCCATCGCCGAGATCGCCGGTCTCGTGACCGAACGGGAGGCATGA
- a CDS encoding molybdenum cofactor guanylyltransferase, with the protein MSDLQAIILTGGRAARLGGVPKALVRLEGATLLERAVDAARAAGATDVIVAGPEVDPAPGRVRWVREDPAFTGPAAALRAAMSIAATDAAWTLVLAVDLIRPADAVARLMADRDLLPGDTDGVCLGDASSRPQWLTGLYRTASLTRGAASLDDEGRDHAVREIMADLAIAVVRAPDEVVADIDTWQDLQDAGAVAPRAEKEDDR; encoded by the coding sequence ATGAGCGACCTCCAGGCGATCATCCTGACCGGTGGCCGCGCCGCACGCCTGGGCGGCGTCCCCAAGGCGCTCGTGCGCCTGGAGGGTGCCACCCTGCTCGAGCGCGCCGTCGACGCCGCCCGCGCCGCGGGCGCCACCGACGTCATCGTCGCCGGTCCCGAAGTGGATCCCGCCCCCGGCCGGGTGCGATGGGTGCGGGAGGACCCGGCTTTCACCGGCCCCGCAGCGGCGCTGCGTGCCGCGATGTCGATCGCCGCGACCGACGCGGCCTGGACTCTCGTGCTCGCGGTCGATCTCATCCGTCCCGCGGATGCCGTCGCCCGCCTGATGGCGGACCGGGATCTGCTCCCCGGCGACACCGACGGCGTCTGCCTCGGCGACGCCTCGTCCCGGCCGCAATGGCTGACGGGTCTCTACCGCACCGCCTCCCTGACACGCGGAGCCGCATCCCTCGACGACGAAGGCAGGGATCACGCGGTGCGCGAGATCATGGCCGACCTCGCGATCGCGGTCGTGCGCGCACCGGACGAGGTCGTGGCCGATATCGACACATGGCAGGATCTGCAGGATGCGGGCGCCGTCGCGCCCCGCGCCGAGAAGGAGGACGACCGATGA
- the moaC gene encoding cyclic pyranopterin monophosphate synthase MoaC, with translation MSFTHLDAAGHARMVDVTAKQPTVRSATARGVVRTSAGIVAALRDGSVPKGDVLAVARIAGIQAAKRTPDLLPLAHVIGVHGAVVDLVVVDEGVEIEATVRTADRTGVEMEALTAVSVAALTVIDMVKAIDKSPSIENVRIVRKEGGKSGTWQRPGEA, from the coding sequence ATGAGCTTCACCCACCTGGATGCGGCAGGCCACGCCCGCATGGTCGACGTCACCGCGAAGCAACCGACCGTCCGTTCGGCGACGGCGCGGGGCGTCGTGCGCACCTCTGCCGGCATCGTGGCGGCGTTGCGCGACGGCTCCGTCCCCAAGGGGGACGTCCTCGCCGTCGCCAGGATCGCCGGCATCCAGGCGGCGAAGCGCACCCCGGACCTGCTGCCGCTGGCGCATGTGATCGGGGTGCACGGGGCGGTCGTCGACCTCGTGGTCGTGGACGAGGGTGTCGAGATCGAAGCCACGGTGCGCACAGCCGACCGCACCGGCGTGGAGATGGAAGCACTCACCGCGGTGAGCGTGGCCGCGCTGACGGTCATCGACATGGTCAAGGCGATCGACAAGTCGCCGTCGATCGAGAACGTCCGGATCGTCCGCAAGGAGGGCGGCAAGTCCGGCACCTGGCAGCGCCCGGGCGAGGCATGA
- the glp gene encoding gephyrin-like molybdotransferase Glp: MRTVEEQLAIVLAEAAPLPAERVALSAAAGRTTAAPVHAGVDIPVFENSAMDGFAVRFADVRAATDAEPSRLRVIADLPAGTPLDPDLRPGEAARIMTGSPVPTAADTIVPFEHTAGGLDDSLGDIAVLVAPPASGAHVRRRAADLSAGDVVIGTGVLLGPLQIAAVAAAGVGEVEVTRVPRVAVVSTGDELVTPGLPLRRGQIPESNSILLAGLAAAAGAEVVLRASVDDTDTSLLEVLRDAHVAGADVVITSGGVSAGAYEVVKNALSGDIAFPKVAMQPGKPQGFGRLAAGPLLFALPGNPVSSAVSFEVFVRPALLRMLGRTELHRDIIRLPAATGWRTPPGRRQYLPAAIDRSDAAAWRVGPATAGGSGSHLAGGLAHAEAYAVVPAEVEEVREGDLVDVMLIS, encoded by the coding sequence ATCCGCACAGTCGAGGAACAGCTCGCGATCGTGCTCGCCGAGGCGGCGCCCCTGCCCGCTGAGCGGGTCGCCCTGTCGGCCGCGGCCGGCCGCACGACCGCCGCGCCGGTGCACGCCGGTGTCGACATCCCCGTCTTCGAGAATTCCGCGATGGACGGTTTCGCGGTGCGCTTCGCCGATGTCCGAGCCGCCACGGATGCCGAGCCCAGCCGGTTGCGCGTCATCGCCGACCTGCCCGCCGGAACCCCCCTCGACCCCGATCTGCGCCCCGGTGAGGCCGCACGCATCATGACGGGCTCGCCCGTGCCCACCGCTGCCGACACGATCGTGCCGTTCGAGCACACCGCGGGCGGGCTCGATGATTCGCTGGGCGACATCGCCGTGCTCGTCGCCCCACCCGCATCCGGCGCACACGTCCGTCGACGTGCTGCCGACCTCTCCGCCGGCGATGTCGTGATCGGGACCGGCGTCCTGCTCGGTCCGCTTCAGATTGCGGCGGTCGCGGCCGCGGGTGTCGGCGAGGTCGAGGTGACGCGTGTCCCGCGCGTCGCCGTCGTCTCCACCGGCGACGAGCTCGTCACTCCAGGACTGCCCCTGCGGCGCGGACAGATCCCGGAGTCGAACAGCATCCTGTTGGCGGGCCTCGCGGCGGCCGCGGGCGCCGAGGTCGTCCTGCGCGCGAGCGTCGACGACACGGACACGTCGCTGCTCGAGGTCCTTCGCGATGCGCACGTCGCCGGCGCCGACGTCGTGATCACCTCCGGCGGCGTCAGCGCGGGAGCGTACGAGGTCGTCAAGAACGCACTCAGCGGCGACATCGCCTTCCCCAAGGTCGCCATGCAGCCGGGCAAGCCGCAGGGTTTCGGGCGTCTCGCCGCGGGACCCCTCCTGTTCGCTCTACCCGGCAATCCGGTCTCGTCCGCCGTCTCGTTCGAGGTGTTCGTGCGCCCGGCCCTGCTGCGGATGCTCGGTCGGACCGAGCTGCACCGCGACATCATCCGCCTTCCCGCGGCCACCGGCTGGCGCACGCCGCCCGGCCGCCGCCAGTACCTGCCTGCGGCGATCGACCGTTCCGACGCCGCAGCCTGGCGCGTGGGACCTGCGACCGCCGGCGGCTCGGGCTCTCACCTCGCCGGCGGCCTCGCGCACGCCGAGGCCTACGCCGTCGTGCCCGCGGAGGTCGAGGAAGTCCGCGAGGGCGATCTCGTCGATGTCATGCTGATCTCATGA
- a CDS encoding HesA/MoeB/ThiF family protein has protein sequence MPLPALVEPVAALSESERARTARHAVLAGFGELGQRRLAAGRVAVIGVGGLGSPVVLALAAAGVGELVVIDDDEVELTNLQRQVLHRVGDVGAPKIDSARRAAEDLGSATVVTGIRARIDETNADQLLADAHLVIDGSDTFATRATVAAACERRGIPLVWGTVQEFAGQVTVFWSAPPNGVAPVVLADLYPPETVGEVPSCSQVGVLGALCVQVGGALAIEAVKLLTGIGEPLLGRILLVDALAARVREVPLRPSAQSMRPAPDPLPEIAEIDITEFDARRAAGVVVLDVREPEETDLGTVPGAQLVPLAVVLENPAALGAGPYALVCKAGMRAHRAARALAAVGADVVVLAGGMDAWSRGRA, from the coding sequence ATGCCCCTGCCCGCGCTCGTCGAGCCGGTTGCGGCGCTGTCGGAGTCCGAGCGCGCCCGCACCGCACGCCACGCCGTCCTCGCCGGATTCGGTGAGCTCGGTCAACGCCGTCTGGCGGCCGGCCGTGTCGCCGTCATCGGCGTCGGCGGACTCGGATCCCCCGTCGTTCTCGCGTTGGCCGCCGCCGGTGTGGGCGAGCTCGTCGTCATCGACGACGACGAGGTCGAGCTGACGAATCTGCAGCGTCAGGTGCTCCACCGCGTCGGGGACGTGGGGGCTCCGAAGATCGACAGCGCCCGCCGCGCCGCGGAAGACCTGGGCTCGGCCACCGTGGTCACCGGCATCCGTGCGCGCATCGACGAGACGAACGCGGATCAGTTGCTCGCCGACGCGCACCTCGTCATCGACGGCAGCGACACCTTCGCCACCCGAGCGACGGTCGCGGCGGCGTGCGAGCGCCGCGGCATCCCTCTCGTGTGGGGGACCGTGCAGGAGTTCGCGGGCCAGGTGACCGTGTTCTGGTCGGCGCCCCCGAACGGCGTCGCCCCCGTCGTGCTCGCAGATCTGTACCCGCCCGAGACGGTGGGCGAGGTGCCGTCATGCTCGCAGGTCGGCGTCCTCGGGGCCCTGTGCGTACAGGTCGGCGGAGCGCTCGCGATCGAGGCCGTCAAGCTCCTCACGGGGATCGGCGAGCCGCTACTGGGCCGCATCCTGCTCGTCGACGCCCTCGCTGCCCGCGTCCGCGAGGTCCCGCTGCGCCCGAGCGCCCAGAGCATGCGACCGGCGCCCGATCCGCTCCCGGAGATCGCCGAGATCGACATCACGGAGTTCGATGCGCGCCGCGCCGCCGGTGTCGTCGTGCTGGACGTGCGCGAGCCAGAGGAGACCGACCTGGGTACGGTTCCCGGCGCGCAGCTCGTGCCGCTGGCCGTGGTCCTCGAGAACCCCGCCGCACTCGGCGCCGGGCCCTATGCGCTGGTGTGCAAGGCCGGGATGCGGGCGCACCGCGCAGCCCGGGCCCTCGCTGCGGTGGGAGCCGACGTCGTGGTGCTCGCCGGCGGCATGGATGCGTGGAGCAGGGGCCGCGCGTGA
- a CDS encoding MerR family transcriptional regulator — translation MRIGELSARTGASVRALRYYEEQGLLQPRRTAAGQRVYRPDDERVVSTIRDLFDAGFCSSVIAALLPAVSEPGASAAALQAVFDAAEARLASERRQIEQEMGALAELRVRWGLAPHVRVRGEGGDHDTSPSPEAAPSDHRDRRLRGSPPLLP, via the coding sequence ATGCGGATCGGAGAGCTGTCGGCGAGGACGGGGGCGTCCGTGCGGGCGCTTCGGTACTACGAGGAGCAAGGGTTGCTCCAGCCGCGACGCACCGCCGCCGGCCAGCGGGTCTACCGTCCCGACGACGAGCGCGTCGTCAGCACCATCCGGGACCTCTTCGATGCGGGGTTCTGCAGCTCCGTGATTGCGGCCCTCCTGCCTGCCGTAAGCGAACCGGGCGCGTCCGCGGCAGCCCTTCAGGCGGTTTTCGACGCCGCCGAGGCGCGACTCGCGAGCGAGAGGCGACAGATCGAACAGGAGATGGGCGCGCTCGCCGAGCTTCGCGTGCGATGGGGGCTTGCCCCTCACGTGCGCGTCAGGGGTGAGGGTGGGGACCATGACACATCCCCCTCGCCCGAAGCAGCTCCGTCTGATCATCGAGACCGACGACTTCGAGGAAGCCCTCCGCTTCTACCGTGA
- a CDS encoding glyoxalase/bleomycin resistance/extradiol dioxygenase family protein produces MTHPPRPKQLRLIIETDDFEEALRFYRDILGMPEQVAFATDGEDRVAILHAGVATIELATGVHARNIDAVEGMPPGSGSSLRMALEVEDTVDAVARVVDAGVTVLAAPTHTPFRSLNARVQGPAGWQVTLFQECESLEQRRERPGFLTDGERDRSSEP; encoded by the coding sequence ATGACACATCCCCCTCGCCCGAAGCAGCTCCGTCTGATCATCGAGACCGACGACTTCGAGGAAGCCCTCCGCTTCTACCGTGACATTCTGGGCATGCCCGAGCAGGTGGCCTTCGCAACAGACGGCGAGGACCGCGTCGCGATCCTCCACGCGGGCGTCGCGACCATCGAACTGGCCACCGGCGTCCACGCGAGGAACATCGACGCCGTCGAGGGCATGCCGCCGGGGTCGGGCTCGTCGCTTCGGATGGCGCTCGAGGTCGAGGACACCGTCGACGCCGTCGCGCGGGTCGTCGACGCCGGCGTGACCGTTCTCGCTGCGCCCACGCACACGCCCTTCCGGTCGCTCAACGCGCGCGTGCAAGGGCCGGCGGGGTGGCAGGTCACGCTCTTCCAGGAGTGCGAATCCCTCGAGCAACGCCGGGAGCGGCCCGGGTTCCTGACCGATGGTGAGCGCGACCGGTCGTCGGAGCCGTGA
- a CDS encoding molybdopterin-binding protein, with amino-acid sequence MRSFKVSHAARLLGVSDDTVRRWIDQGILPTTDATPVEIPGAALAVRASELAAASEDPSDVLSSARNRFVGLVTRVQIDGVMAQVDIQAGPHRVVSLMTAESARDLALEPGSLAVAVVKATTVIVETPKD; translated from the coding sequence ATGCGCTCTTTCAAGGTCTCTCACGCCGCTCGGCTGCTCGGGGTCAGCGATGACACCGTGCGGCGGTGGATCGACCAGGGCATCCTGCCGACGACCGATGCCACCCCGGTCGAGATCCCCGGCGCCGCGCTCGCCGTGCGCGCGAGCGAGCTCGCCGCCGCATCCGAGGATCCGAGCGACGTGCTCTCGAGCGCGCGCAACCGCTTCGTGGGCCTCGTGACCCGGGTTCAGATCGACGGGGTGATGGCGCAGGTCGACATCCAAGCCGGGCCGCACCGCGTCGTCTCGCTCATGACGGCCGAGTCGGCGAGGGACCTCGCGCTCGAGCCAGGGTCCCTCGCCGTCGCGGTCGTCAAGGCCACCACCGTCATCGTCGAGACCCCGAAGGACTGA
- a CDS encoding substrate-binding domain-containing protein has product MWTPSLPTGAGAVVNRYPIVALKDAPDAAAAAAFVAFVRGERGQAVLAAHGFGAP; this is encoded by the coding sequence ATGTGGACTCCCTCACTCCCGACGGGGGCGGGAGCCGTCGTCAACCGGTACCCGATCGTCGCGTTGAAGGACGCACCGGATGCGGCGGCCGCCGCCGCTTTCGTCGCCTTCGTGCGTGGCGAGCGGGGCCAGGCGGTTCTGGCCGCGCACGGCTTCGGCGCACCGTGA
- a CDS encoding ABC transporter permease, with translation MSGVPGGHLPRSLALPAAVGLAFLLLPLLALIARVDWSTFLSDITSPAALSALTLSLGTGAVATALCVVVGVPLALLIARAAPRTAAVLRALVTVPLVLPPMVGGVALLYLFGRNGVLGDALGAIGVRVPFTTTAVVMAQVFVALPFLVLAVEGSLRAVGTGYERAAASLGAGRWTVLRRVTLPLAAPGLVAGIVLCFARAIGEFGATALFAGNAPGVTQTMPLAIYTAFNGAGVSQGAAVALSLLLLATAVLVLLLVRAWRPGAVR, from the coding sequence GTGAGCGGTGTGCCCGGCGGCCACCTGCCACGCTCCCTCGCACTGCCGGCTGCGGTCGGACTCGCTTTCCTGCTGCTGCCTCTGCTCGCGCTCATCGCCCGTGTCGACTGGTCCACCTTCCTCTCGGACATCACGTCGCCGGCTGCGCTGAGCGCGCTCACGCTGTCGCTCGGCACGGGGGCCGTCGCCACGGCCCTCTGCGTCGTCGTCGGTGTGCCGCTCGCGCTGCTCATCGCGCGTGCGGCGCCCCGCACCGCCGCCGTGCTGCGCGCGCTCGTGACGGTGCCCCTCGTGCTCCCGCCGATGGTCGGCGGTGTCGCCCTGCTGTACCTCTTCGGTCGCAACGGGGTGCTCGGCGATGCCCTCGGCGCGATCGGGGTGCGGGTGCCGTTCACGACGACGGCCGTCGTCATGGCGCAGGTCTTCGTGGCACTCCCGTTCCTCGTCCTCGCCGTGGAGGGGTCCCTGCGTGCCGTCGGCACGGGCTACGAGCGTGCCGCCGCATCCCTCGGTGCCGGCCGGTGGACGGTGCTGCGCCGCGTCACCCTTCCGCTGGCCGCTCCCGGGCTCGTCGCCGGCATCGTGCTCTGCTTCGCGCGGGCGATCGGCGAGTTCGGCGCGACGGCGCTGTTCGCGGGCAACGCCCCGGGCGTGACCCAGACCATGCCGCTCGCGATCTACACCGCGTTCAACGGGGCCGGCGTCTCACAGGGCGCCGCCGTCGCGCTGTCGTTGCTGCTGCTGGCGACCGCGGTGCTGGTTCTCCTGCTCGTGCGAGCGTGGCGTCCGGGGGCTGTGCGATGA
- a CDS encoding ABC transporter ATP-binding protein yields MTAVHARIHVSRAGFDLDVPLSVASGQTTAIMGPSGAGKSTLLDALAGLVPLSDGRIVLGGDEVSTPRFQLAPARRGTVLLGQDPHLFPHLSARENVAFGPRAAGTPARAARSLAEDWLGRMGLADAGRRRPADLSGGQQQRVAIARALAASPRLVLLDEPLTSLDPVTADGIRALLAEHLVGRTCVLVTHDAVDAVAFADRVAVVEAGRITQEGAVRDVLGAPATSFVASLAGLNRVVGAAAAGGVRVDGVLIEGRGDLRGAPEGAAVFRPADVRIVGDGAPGAWSTRIVRVEPTIAGARVHTSTGGIAVDVSLDELAGHGLSAGAEVTLSVDARRVRVVPA; encoded by the coding sequence ATGACTGCGGTGCACGCTCGCATCCACGTCTCGCGGGCGGGATTCGACCTGGACGTTCCCCTCTCGGTGGCATCCGGCCAGACGACGGCGATCATGGGCCCGAGCGGCGCAGGAAAATCCACGCTGCTGGACGCGCTCGCCGGTCTCGTGCCCCTGAGCGACGGGCGGATCGTCCTCGGCGGGGACGAGGTCTCGACCCCGCGGTTCCAGCTCGCACCGGCGCGCCGGGGGACCGTGCTGCTGGGGCAGGACCCCCACCTGTTCCCGCACCTGAGCGCACGCGAGAACGTGGCATTCGGGCCCCGCGCGGCCGGGACGCCGGCGCGCGCGGCGCGGTCGCTGGCGGAGGACTGGCTCGGACGGATGGGACTCGCGGATGCGGGCCGGCGACGACCCGCTGACCTCTCCGGAGGACAGCAGCAGCGCGTCGCGATCGCGCGTGCGCTCGCCGCATCCCCTCGGCTCGTGCTGCTCGACGAGCCGCTGACCTCGCTCGATCCCGTGACGGCGGACGGGATCCGTGCGCTCCTGGCCGAACACCTCGTCGGCCGGACGTGCGTTCTGGTGACGCACGATGCGGTGGACGCGGTGGCCTTCGCCGATCGTGTCGCGGTGGTGGAGGCGGGCCGGATCACCCAGGAGGGTGCGGTGCGCGACGTGCTCGGCGCCCCCGCGACGTCGTTCGTCGCGTCGCTGGCCGGGCTCAACCGCGTCGTGGGCGCCGCGGCAGCCGGCGGAGTGCGGGTCGACGGTGTCCTGATCGAGGGACGCGGCGACCTCCGCGGTGCGCCGGAGGGCGCGGCCGTGTTCCGCCCCGCGGATGTGCGGATCGTGGGCGACGGGGCGCCCGGGGCGTGGTCGACCCGCATCGTGCGGGTCGAGCCCACGATCGCGGGCGCGCGTGTGCACACGTCGACGGGCGGGATCGCCGTGGATGTGTCGCTCGACGAGCTCGCGGGGCACGGTCTGTCGGCGGGAGCGGAGGTCACGCTGTCCGTGGACGCCCGTCGCGTGCGCGTCGTCCCCGCCTGA